The Metabacillus sediminilitoris genome window below encodes:
- the cotE gene encoding outer spore coat protein CotE, with protein sequence MSEYREIITKAVVAKGRKFSQCTHTISPSQKPASILGGWIINHNYDAQKNGNTVEVEGTYDINVWYSYNENTKTEVVTERVEYVDVIKLRYKDDNFLDDEHEVICKALQQPNCLEVTISPNGNKIIVQAEREHLAEVIGETKVCVHVNPDGYDDNDEEWEELEEEFEDLNPEFLVGDVEE encoded by the coding sequence ATGTCTGAATACAGAGAAATAATTACAAAAGCAGTTGTTGCGAAAGGACGTAAATTTTCACAATGTACACATACGATTTCACCATCGCAAAAACCTGCGAGCATTTTAGGTGGCTGGATTATTAACCATAATTATGATGCTCAAAAGAATGGGAATACTGTTGAAGTAGAAGGTACTTACGATATTAACGTTTGGTATTCCTACAATGAAAACACAAAAACTGAGGTTGTTACTGAGCGTGTAGAATATGTTGATGTCATCAAATTAAGATATAAAGACGATAACTTTCTTGATGATGAACATGAAGTCATCTGTAAAGCATTACAACAACCTAACTGCTTAGAAGTTACCATTTCTCCAAATGGAAATAAAATCATCGTTCAAGCAGAACGAGAGCATCTGGCTGAAGTGATTGGCGAAACAAAAGTTTGTGTACATGTAAACCCTGATGGTTATGATGACAATGATGAAGAATGGGAAGAATTAGAAGAGGAATTTGAAGATTTAAATCCAGAATTTTTAGTTGGCGATGTTGAAGAATAA
- a CDS encoding RicAFT regulatory complex protein RicA family protein produces the protein MTTIYTKDDIVAKARELAQMISESKEVDFFKRAEAQINENQKVREMIASIKSLQKQAVNFQHYNKSEALKKVEEKIEKIQNELDEIPIIQEFQESQIEVNELLQLVSHTISNKVTNEIISSTGGDLLAGETGSKVRNSSGGSCS, from the coding sequence ATGACGACAATCTATACAAAAGATGATATTGTGGCAAAAGCTCGTGAACTTGCGCAAATGATTTCAGAATCAAAGGAAGTTGATTTTTTTAAACGTGCAGAGGCTCAAATCAATGAAAACCAAAAAGTACGTGAAATGATTGCCAGTATTAAAAGTCTTCAAAAGCAAGCAGTTAACTTCCAGCATTATAATAAATCTGAAGCCTTAAAAAAGGTTGAAGAAAAAATTGAAAAAATTCAAAATGAATTAGATGAAATACCGATTATCCAGGAATTTCAAGAATCACAAATAGAAGTAAACGAATTACTTCAACTTGTTTCTCATACAATTTCTAACAAAGTGACGAATGAGATTATCTCTTCAACTGGCGGCGATCTATTAGCTGGTGAAACGGGTTCTAAAGTTCGTAATTCTTCTGGAGGAAGTTGTTCATAA